The following proteins are encoded in a genomic region of Elusimicrobiota bacterium:
- a CDS encoding SpoIID/LytB domain-containing protein gives MRSHDAAEAAATLRRVLQHDPDHAWARLGLARAELASAQPRQAVTLLTRTAAAGPTSNLDALFLGRAYEALGDPANAIEAYRKGVGSDSYFLEARQALGRLYLRARRFNEAFRQFAKALEADPHNPELAALLAKVQPLLSPEGARLDGVRSPVAAVAPSTAFPKGVPVLRIGIGTTPLGRPRARRSVAFSATTDFILSDAKTGKSLASVRADEFWVARIKRVRRRLALEVADGSGRVRLVRREPFVITPRSREQGLVALNLSGSGQATAATAEKLLRGQVEIAVWRRTLRVVNQIDLENYTHGVVSAEMPIRSPLEALKAQAVTARTHALFIKTVTRRHRKDGYDVCDEQHCQVYAGARAESERSRAVVEATRGIIVIYQGRPAHVIYSSDCGGHTQDGRGLTGWGNVPYWTGISDSPIPEAAPDSPWALRRWLTSSPQAYCGPSNFVHPSHFRWTRLVTWTELSRRIDRRYHTGRLKLIRTLRRASSGNINALILEGTRRRVKVDSEMAIRGLPGLGSLRSTLFLFTPDLGADGKPEAVTFTGGGWGHAVGMCQSGAMGRAEAGQDFPQIILSYYPGTALGRSDYAPEGSLK, from the coding sequence CTGCGCTCCCACGACGCGGCCGAGGCCGCGGCGACCCTGCGCCGCGTCCTGCAGCACGACCCCGACCACGCCTGGGCCAGGTTGGGACTCGCCCGCGCGGAGCTCGCCTCGGCCCAGCCCCGGCAGGCCGTGACTTTGCTCACCCGCACCGCGGCGGCCGGGCCGACGTCCAACTTGGACGCCCTCTTCCTCGGCCGCGCCTACGAAGCGCTCGGAGACCCCGCCAACGCCATCGAGGCCTACCGCAAGGGCGTAGGCTCAGATTCTTATTTCCTGGAGGCGCGGCAGGCCTTGGGCCGCCTGTACCTGCGCGCGCGCCGGTTCAACGAGGCCTTCCGGCAGTTCGCTAAGGCGCTCGAGGCCGATCCCCACAATCCGGAGCTCGCCGCGCTCCTGGCCAAAGTCCAGCCGCTGCTCTCGCCGGAGGGGGCCCGCCTCGACGGCGTGCGCAGCCCCGTCGCCGCCGTCGCGCCCTCCACGGCATTCCCGAAGGGGGTCCCCGTGCTGCGCATCGGCATCGGCACCACCCCCCTGGGGCGGCCGCGAGCCCGCCGGTCCGTGGCCTTCTCCGCCACGACGGATTTCATCCTCAGCGACGCCAAGACCGGCAAGAGCCTGGCCTCTGTCCGGGCCGACGAGTTCTGGGTGGCCCGGATCAAGAGGGTCCGGCGGCGCCTGGCGCTGGAGGTCGCTGACGGGTCCGGCCGCGTCCGGCTCGTCCGGCGCGAGCCCTTCGTCATCACTCCCCGGTCCCGCGAGCAGGGCCTGGTGGCGCTCAACCTCAGCGGCTCCGGCCAGGCGACCGCCGCGACGGCGGAGAAGCTCCTGCGCGGACAAGTGGAGATCGCGGTCTGGCGGCGGACCCTGCGCGTGGTCAACCAGATCGACCTGGAGAACTACACCCATGGCGTGGTCTCCGCGGAGATGCCCATCCGCTCGCCGCTGGAGGCGCTCAAGGCTCAAGCCGTGACGGCGCGGACGCACGCCCTGTTCATCAAGACGGTCACGCGCCGCCATCGCAAGGACGGCTATGACGTCTGCGACGAGCAGCATTGCCAGGTCTATGCCGGGGCCCGCGCCGAGAGCGAGCGCTCCCGGGCCGTGGTCGAGGCCACCCGCGGCATCATCGTCATCTATCAGGGCCGCCCGGCCCACGTCATCTATTCCTCCGACTGCGGCGGACACACCCAGGACGGCCGCGGCCTGACCGGGTGGGGCAACGTCCCTTACTGGACCGGGATATCGGACAGCCCCATCCCGGAAGCGGCCCCGGATTCGCCATGGGCTCTGCGCCGATGGCTGACATCCTCGCCCCAGGCCTACTGCGGCCCCTCCAACTTCGTGCACCCCTCGCACTTCCGATGGACCCGCCTGGTGACTTGGACCGAGCTCTCCCGCCGCATCGACCGCCGCTACCACACCGGCCGCCTCAAGCTCATCCGCACCCTGCGCCGGGCTTCGTCCGGGAACATCAACGCCCTGATCCTGGAAGGGACGCGCCGTCGGGTCAAAGTGGACTCCGAAATGGCCATCCGCGGCCTGCCCGGCCTGGGCTCGCTGCGCAGCACCTTGTTCCTGTTCACGCCGGACCTCGGCGCGGACGGCAAACCTGAAGCCGTCACCTTCACGGGGGGAGGCTGGGGTCACGCGGTGGGGATGTGCCAGTCCGGCGCCATGGGCCGGGCGGAGGCCGGGCAGGACTTCCCGCAGATCATCCTCTCCTACTATCCCGGCACCGCTCTGGGGCGCTCGGACTATGCGCCCGAAGGTTCCTTGAAATGA
- a CDS encoding NAD-dependent epimerase/dehydratase family protein has translation MPKRVLVTGCSGYLGRLLSARLLEHPLVSRVIGLDAAAPGLPAHAKLRTVTADIRDEYLLRSVLEEEAVDAVFHMAFLNADHADDVRARETNVHGTIVVLEAADKSPRVQRLVIAGSTSAYGARRGNGRPLAETHPLRAAGLAYAVHKRRIEEELAKAMPQVRRSLQVAVLRLCTVVGPEERPGGPVHRFCRLPFAASALGRQGALQFLSESDALEAFCRALEAPQLRGAFNVVPDDAVPIARVCRELEKWRLPMPLSWLWLGLWLGRRLFKTTIPEGIASYLAYPVVASNQKFKEAVGFAPAQGSLQALLACARSLSQGRGAQAH, from the coding sequence ATGCCCAAGCGAGTCCTCGTGACCGGCTGCTCCGGCTATCTGGGGCGGCTGCTCTCGGCCCGGCTGCTCGAGCATCCCTTGGTGTCCCGCGTCATCGGGCTGGACGCGGCCGCCCCGGGCCTGCCGGCCCACGCGAAGCTGCGCACCGTGACTGCGGACATCCGCGACGAGTATCTGCTGCGCAGCGTCCTGGAGGAGGAGGCCGTGGACGCCGTCTTCCACATGGCCTTCCTCAACGCGGACCATGCCGACGACGTCCGGGCCCGCGAGACCAACGTGCACGGGACCATCGTGGTCCTCGAGGCCGCGGACAAGAGCCCGCGGGTGCAGCGGCTCGTCATCGCAGGCTCCACATCGGCCTACGGCGCCCGCCGCGGCAACGGGCGTCCGCTCGCTGAGACTCACCCCCTGCGCGCAGCGGGCCTGGCCTACGCGGTGCACAAGCGCCGCATCGAGGAGGAGCTGGCCAAGGCCATGCCCCAGGTCCGGCGCAGCCTCCAGGTGGCGGTCCTGCGTCTGTGCACGGTGGTGGGGCCCGAGGAGCGTCCCGGCGGCCCGGTGCACCGCTTCTGCCGCCTGCCCTTCGCGGCATCGGCGCTCGGCCGTCAAGGCGCGCTGCAGTTCCTCAGCGAGTCCGACGCCTTGGAGGCCTTCTGCCGCGCTCTGGAGGCGCCCCAGCTGCGCGGGGCCTTCAACGTGGTCCCGGACGATGCGGTCCCCATCGCACGGGTCTGCCGCGAGCTGGAAAAGTGGCGCCTGCCCATGCCCCTCTCCTGGCTCTGGCTGGGGCTCTGGCTGGGCCGACGGCTCTTCAAGACCACCATCCCCGAGGGCATCGCCTCCTACCTGGCCTATCCGGTCGTGGCCTCCAACCAGAAGTTCAAGGAGGCGGTGGGCTTCGCGCCGGCCCAAGGCTCGCTCCAGGCCCTGCTCGCCTGCGCCCGCAGCCTTTCCCAGGGACGCGGCGCCCAAGCGCATTGA
- a CDS encoding sulfatase, producing MLSFGFLLVSMLTRPSAAAASASAPRQGPWNVILVVMDAARADHTSLYGYARDTTPALAELGRKGAVFESALAQSDWTLPAFSSIFTGQRPATHGVCMPRDSLSGAQPTLAQLFRERGFQTAAFTAGILDIRRMGLGRGFDSVAAFHRASGMGSMAQALPAALSWLESRSSSPFFIVIHGADVHYPHVCPPDYLTRFAPQGPRPGAGAPGDVNFLQAFDLSGSVDWRRMPSEFIGRVASIKADPQAMARLAADIAAEYDGCMSYGDSQLPALYEAMTKLRLWDNTILVATADHGEELGEHGGFGHASRPLYDEVLHVPLVVWQPGVPGLAGRRIRTPVEEIDLLPTLMELEGWPAPPGAQGRSFRDLLEGATRPATDSGQYSQASLRAIGPRILDLEAYRNGDWKIVRREHRWELFDLAADPKESRSLLDREPGKFMQLAAELMRLKTRP from the coding sequence ATGTTGAGCTTTGGCTTCCTGCTCGTCTCGATGCTGACGCGCCCTTCAGCGGCCGCCGCGTCCGCCTCCGCTCCCCGGCAAGGTCCCTGGAACGTGATCCTGGTCGTGATGGACGCGGCCCGCGCGGACCATACCTCCCTGTACGGATACGCTCGCGACACGACCCCCGCCTTGGCCGAGCTGGGCCGCAAGGGGGCCGTGTTCGAATCCGCCCTGGCCCAGTCCGACTGGACCTTGCCTGCCTTCTCCTCCATATTCACAGGGCAGAGGCCCGCGACGCACGGCGTCTGCATGCCCAGAGACTCCCTGAGCGGCGCGCAGCCGACCTTGGCCCAGCTCTTCCGGGAACGCGGTTTTCAGACGGCGGCCTTCACGGCCGGGATCTTGGACATAAGGAGAATGGGCCTCGGCCGCGGTTTCGACTCTGTCGCGGCGTTCCACAGAGCCTCGGGCATGGGGTCTATGGCCCAAGCCCTGCCCGCGGCCTTGAGTTGGCTCGAGTCCAGGTCCTCCTCGCCCTTCTTCATCGTGATCCATGGGGCGGACGTGCATTATCCTCATGTGTGCCCGCCGGATTATCTGACCCGCTTCGCTCCGCAGGGACCGCGTCCCGGCGCCGGTGCGCCGGGCGACGTCAACTTCCTCCAAGCCTTCGATCTCTCCGGCAGCGTCGACTGGCGGAGAATGCCGTCTGAGTTCATCGGTCGGGTGGCCTCGATCAAGGCGGATCCGCAGGCCATGGCTCGCCTCGCCGCCGACATCGCCGCCGAATACGACGGCTGCATGAGCTACGGCGACAGCCAGCTGCCGGCGCTCTATGAGGCGATGACCAAGCTCCGCCTTTGGGACAACACCATCCTCGTCGCGACCGCTGACCACGGCGAGGAGCTGGGCGAGCACGGCGGCTTCGGCCACGCCTCGCGGCCGCTCTACGACGAGGTCCTGCACGTGCCGCTCGTGGTCTGGCAGCCCGGCGTGCCGGGCCTCGCCGGCCGCAGGATCAGGACTCCCGTCGAGGAGATCGACCTCCTGCCCACCCTCATGGAATTGGAAGGCTGGCCGGCTCCGCCCGGAGCGCAGGGCCGGAGCTTCAGGGACCTGCTGGAAGGGGCGACGCGACCGGCGACAGACTCCGGCCAGTACTCCCAAGCCTCTTTGCGCGCCATCGGCCCGAGGATTCTGGACCTGGAAGCCTACCGGAACGGGGATTGGAAGATTGTGCGGCGCGAACACCGCTGGGAGCTCTTCGATCTCGCCGCCGACCCCAAGGAGAGCCGCAGCCTGCTGGACCGGGAGCCTGGGAAGTTCATGCAGCTGGCCGCGGAACTGATGCGGCTCAAGACCAGGCCATGA
- a CDS encoding PorV/PorQ family protein — protein MKRAFLLTAAFWLACAGSAGAAFNNKDAGTSAAQFLKLGADARAAGMGQAARALCEDANAVYWNPAGLAALSYRHAAFTHAAFYQSTFYDFMAYAQPIDSILGRNRRELQTNQLGAVGVGVLYLNSGQLEAVDNTGTATGDRFTPQDFAALLAWGGALTRSIDAGVGVKYISSRIKDVAATGAADFGIRLRGHPGGMPYTLALSVHNLGGRLKYNQESDPLPLQVALSQSLRPTRNISLSVDVVAPRDNRIYPAFGAEFRSAVGPNLSAAVRAGYEGRTMGSDLASLSGLGLGAGLGVARFTLDYAWMPYGLLGDTHRFTLSYRF, from the coding sequence ATGAAGCGCGCCTTCCTCTTGACGGCGGCGTTCTGGCTGGCCTGCGCCGGCAGCGCGGGCGCCGCCTTCAACAACAAGGACGCGGGGACCTCCGCCGCGCAGTTCCTGAAGCTCGGCGCCGACGCGCGCGCCGCGGGCATGGGCCAGGCCGCGCGCGCCCTGTGCGAGGACGCCAACGCCGTCTATTGGAACCCGGCCGGGCTGGCGGCCCTGAGCTACCGCCACGCGGCCTTCACCCATGCCGCCTTTTATCAATCCACCTTCTACGACTTCATGGCCTACGCCCAGCCCATCGATTCCATCTTGGGACGCAACCGCCGCGAGCTGCAGACCAATCAACTGGGCGCCGTGGGCGTGGGCGTGCTCTACCTCAACTCCGGGCAACTCGAGGCGGTGGACAACACGGGCACGGCCACCGGCGACCGCTTCACCCCCCAGGATTTCGCGGCGCTGTTGGCCTGGGGCGGGGCCCTGACCCGCTCCATCGACGCGGGGGTGGGGGTCAAGTACATCTCCTCCCGCATCAAGGACGTGGCCGCGACCGGCGCCGCCGACTTCGGGATCCGTCTGCGCGGGCACCCCGGCGGCATGCCCTACACGCTGGCGCTGAGCGTCCACAACCTCGGGGGCCGCCTGAAATACAATCAGGAGAGCGACCCGCTGCCCCTGCAGGTGGCGCTCAGCCAGAGCCTGCGGCCGACCCGGAACATCTCTTTGAGCGTGGACGTGGTGGCGCCCCGCGACAACCGCATCTATCCCGCCTTCGGCGCGGAATTCCGCAGCGCGGTGGGGCCCAACCTGTCGGCCGCGGTGCGGGCGGGCTACGAAGGCCGGACCATGGGCTCGGACCTGGCCTCACTCTCCGGGCTAGGCCTGGGCGCGGGGCTGGGCGTGGCGCGCTTCACCCTGGACTACGCCTGGATGCCTTACGGCCTGCTGGGCGACACGCACCGCTTCACGCTCTCCTACCGGTTCTGA
- a CDS encoding fibronectin type III domain-containing protein, with translation MNLRRTSLAAFFLIVIGASRLHASPSVAFSSITYCLGADPVATDNSPTVYTTVPSWYVGFTAPAPGFQGGSYPRKSITGTRLLLHFDNDGNDSSGGQHHIANPVPGNHSDSSMCVDAIPNPGTAVTSWGATGTGPTADFLQNLTFIGNYSTAKCCKTVPGCAPAAKSYAYSSAYAVVPTLDSVFYNRSFSVELWVKASGVPTSPSGNNDRPILEQCQAAATLDQCLHLTLRNGKPHLGFYSDDLEADSSIADGAWHHLVFTFDYNSKYQTIYVDGLKVKERTAGNTYQGTTGTVYLGIAPNVSAGDNFNGQLDDIRIVNYEMPPGQVAADYAGQAYYADWLTPTWRPIGGFVHGSKAGTMGIYLGVIHTPTSGTNQTAQDEDENMAYRGLSITVDQTGLMLPPNPTVPMVGATSITWNWSSYACNTCKSPYAACGVAPGKNTTYTINTNASGPGSPNSYPYYSPTGLTPNTVYTLSYNATYVDTGGSGKTAGPSGSSGVSTVRTLAARPNVGPDTITGTGPTSVTLKAHIRDNPDDTRCAVIAKENGVYQSVTSFAKTKENDVISIVNLPKSSHFVFAIQCENDEGKFAERGPDSGGDPPASFVSQPATPTGLTGNLPAGPVICPKTTINWTWSPVIKGSAYPASANATPYQVSRMNGDGSISAIAVCGPPTLPNGQTNCVETGLAKGTSFLRVVQAQDTGAYTQWSDTSSTAGFSTTGDFTDAPANLTGVSGNNVITWNWTPPVNICVPFRYLPFDAVTGAAVPIPPNPSLGDLNPGSQPNPPWTQTNDLSNAPLGTNTLYSLQLRAQDSVTASYSPLSLSASAYTLADAPANLRAAAVSTGSVKLQWDSTNPPYTRFEVSMSPLNDLLQPVSISTLVYITNNWTSNSYLVNGLNAGSTYYFRVRAANGRAEDGFGGLLTNFAILASTVTRPQPPELTGTGTNITTVKWDWSAHPVTGAVGYKLVSDAEVPILDNPNTSAVTISSGPFRPNTACGAKIASYNSNGEYGPYSAVVYAFTKANPPTAPGITGASSDTVNLSWNPNNNASYTFYQIILATDSLYGVVAATVSVMSTFTAISGLFPGATYYAQVQAINGGQIGTGFVPAGSICTKADNSVTRSTAPTSPYAIPPGLIGLWHLDEDSGTRAKDASAWANTGGLACLDIPANCSALNSTPTFTTDAPPDLGHAVSFSGIRNSLLSIPPAAQYDFTDSLTLSAWVKPATAVQTDGAGLVTKGVSGDESFSLELTNRAGAPRYLFRTQMTGPHTATIFGTSTVRTGQWDLVTAVFDRGPANQATLYINGIFASSATVSWPRVTNTAPISVGNRKDGTGNYNLGFSGVIDDIRLLNTALSAAQAADLYHSYFPTQLTPPGVNSAIQLLLPPNAFPSAASIYVSSDPISHPLRISSSLLAQALSRPPTGQMLMPPSQAYPTLLEIVPTLDGVNYFNGALGSSASLSLPYADANGDGIVDGSNPSVPAARLQLYTLNTSILAWEALPTSVNTVDRRVSALVSHFSIFGLFGATSYGQTASAVRVYPVPWKIGTDGLFGTPTTGPCKGVGLAFGCEQLNPNAGCLPTSGSIRILTLSGEKVIDLPFSSTDAGTKCWDGRNTAGKRVASGVYFAQVKSSQDGSSRILRFAIEK, from the coding sequence ATGAACCTCCGAAGGACATCCCTGGCGGCCTTTTTCCTCATCGTCATCGGGGCTTCCCGCCTGCACGCTTCGCCGAGCGTCGCATTCTCCAGCATCACCTATTGCTTAGGCGCGGACCCCGTCGCCACCGACAATTCCCCCACCGTCTACACCACCGTACCCTCGTGGTACGTGGGGTTCACCGCGCCCGCGCCAGGCTTCCAGGGCGGCTCCTATCCCCGCAAGAGCATCACCGGCACGCGCCTCCTGCTGCATTTCGACAACGACGGCAACGACTCGTCGGGCGGCCAGCACCACATCGCCAACCCGGTCCCGGGCAACCACTCCGACAGCAGTATGTGCGTGGACGCGATCCCGAATCCCGGCACGGCCGTGACGAGCTGGGGGGCCACGGGGACCGGGCCGACCGCGGATTTCCTCCAGAATCTCACCTTCATCGGGAACTACAGCACTGCCAAATGCTGCAAAACAGTGCCCGGTTGTGCCCCCGCCGCGAAAAGCTACGCCTATTCCTCGGCTTACGCCGTGGTCCCGACCCTCGACAGCGTCTTCTACAACAGATCATTCTCGGTGGAGCTGTGGGTCAAGGCCTCGGGCGTGCCCACCAGCCCCTCAGGCAACAACGACCGTCCCATCCTGGAGCAATGCCAGGCGGCAGCGACCCTGGACCAATGCCTGCACCTGACCTTGCGCAACGGCAAGCCCCATCTCGGGTTCTACAGCGACGACCTCGAAGCCGACTCGAGCATCGCTGACGGTGCCTGGCACCACCTGGTCTTCACCTTCGACTATAATTCGAAGTATCAGACCATCTACGTGGACGGACTCAAGGTCAAGGAGAGGACCGCCGGGAACACCTACCAAGGCACCACCGGCACCGTCTATCTGGGCATCGCCCCGAACGTGTCGGCCGGAGACAACTTCAACGGCCAGCTGGACGACATCCGCATCGTCAATTACGAGATGCCTCCAGGCCAGGTCGCCGCCGACTACGCCGGCCAAGCCTACTATGCCGACTGGTTGACCCCGACCTGGCGTCCCATCGGGGGCTTTGTGCATGGCAGCAAGGCGGGAACCATGGGAATCTACCTCGGTGTCATCCACACGCCCACCTCCGGCACCAACCAAACGGCGCAGGACGAGGATGAGAACATGGCCTATCGCGGCCTGTCCATCACCGTGGATCAGACCGGCCTCATGCTCCCGCCCAACCCCACGGTCCCCATGGTCGGCGCGACGTCGATCACCTGGAACTGGTCGAGCTATGCCTGCAACACCTGCAAATCCCCTTACGCCGCCTGCGGCGTCGCTCCCGGCAAGAACACTACGTACACCATCAACACGAACGCGAGCGGCCCCGGCTCCCCGAACAGCTATCCCTACTACTCCCCCACGGGCCTGACTCCCAACACGGTCTACACCCTCTCCTACAATGCGACCTATGTGGACACCGGAGGCTCGGGGAAGACGGCAGGCCCCTCCGGCTCCTCTGGCGTCTCCACCGTCAGGACCCTGGCCGCGAGGCCGAACGTCGGTCCGGACACGATCACCGGCACCGGCCCCACCTCGGTCACCCTCAAGGCGCACATCCGGGACAATCCCGACGACACGCGCTGCGCGGTCATCGCCAAGGAGAACGGCGTGTACCAGAGCGTGACCAGTTTCGCGAAGACCAAAGAAAACGACGTCATCAGCATCGTCAATCTGCCCAAGTCGTCCCACTTCGTCTTCGCGATACAATGCGAGAACGACGAAGGCAAGTTCGCGGAGCGGGGCCCTGATTCCGGCGGGGATCCTCCGGCGAGCTTCGTCTCGCAGCCCGCGACCCCGACCGGATTGACGGGGAACCTCCCCGCGGGCCCCGTGATCTGTCCGAAGACCACCATCAACTGGACCTGGAGCCCGGTGATCAAGGGCAGCGCCTATCCCGCCAGCGCCAACGCCACCCCTTACCAGGTGTCCCGGATGAACGGCGACGGCTCCATCAGCGCCATCGCGGTCTGCGGTCCGCCGACTCTCCCGAACGGGCAGACCAACTGCGTGGAGACCGGCCTGGCGAAAGGGACATCCTTTCTGCGCGTCGTGCAGGCCCAAGACACCGGCGCCTACACGCAATGGAGCGACACCTCGTCTACGGCCGGGTTCTCGACCACGGGAGACTTCACCGACGCGCCCGCGAACCTCACCGGGGTCTCCGGGAACAACGTCATCACCTGGAATTGGACTCCTCCCGTCAACATCTGCGTCCCGTTCAGATACCTTCCCTTCGACGCTGTCACAGGGGCGGCCGTCCCCATCCCGCCCAATCCTTCCCTCGGGGACCTCAATCCCGGCTCTCAGCCCAACCCCCCGTGGACCCAGACCAACGACCTGTCCAACGCCCCCTTGGGGACCAACACGCTCTACTCGCTGCAGCTCAGGGCCCAGGACAGCGTCACCGCCTCGTACAGCCCGCTCTCGCTCTCCGCCAGCGCCTACACTTTGGCCGATGCGCCGGCCAACCTCAGGGCGGCCGCCGTATCCACCGGGTCCGTGAAGCTGCAGTGGGACAGCACCAACCCGCCCTACACCCGTTTCGAAGTGTCCATGTCTCCGCTCAACGACCTGCTCCAGCCCGTCTCGATCTCGACGCTCGTCTATATCACCAACAACTGGACGTCCAACTCCTACCTTGTCAACGGCCTCAACGCCGGCTCCACCTACTACTTCCGCGTGCGCGCGGCCAACGGCCGCGCCGAGGACGGCTTCGGGGGGCTGCTGACCAACTTCGCGATCCTCGCATCCACCGTCACCCGGCCCCAGCCGCCCGAGCTGACCGGGACCGGGACCAACATCACCACCGTGAAGTGGGACTGGTCCGCGCACCCGGTCACCGGCGCGGTGGGCTACAAGCTGGTCAGCGACGCGGAGGTTCCGATCCTGGACAATCCCAACACGTCCGCGGTCACCATCTCCTCAGGCCCGTTCCGCCCCAACACCGCATGCGGGGCCAAGATCGCCTCCTACAACTCCAACGGCGAATATGGGCCCTATTCCGCGGTGGTCTACGCCTTCACCAAGGCCAACCCTCCTACCGCGCCCGGCATAACCGGGGCCAGCAGCGACACGGTGAACCTGTCCTGGAATCCCAACAACAACGCCTCCTACACCTTCTACCAGATCATCCTGGCCACGGACTCCCTTTACGGCGTGGTGGCGGCCACGGTCAGCGTCATGAGCACATTCACCGCGATCAGCGGCCTGTTCCCCGGCGCCACCTATTACGCGCAGGTGCAGGCCATCAACGGAGGGCAGATCGGCACGGGGTTCGTCCCGGCGGGCTCGATCTGCACGAAGGCCGACAACTCGGTGACCCGCTCCACGGCCCCGACCTCGCCCTACGCGATCCCGCCCGGGCTCATCGGGCTCTGGCACCTCGATGAGGACTCCGGGACCCGGGCCAAGGACGCCTCGGCCTGGGCCAACACCGGGGGTCTCGCCTGCCTGGACATCCCTGCCAACTGCAGCGCGCTCAACTCGACTCCGACCTTCACCACGGACGCGCCGCCGGACCTGGGCCATGCGGTCTCCTTCTCAGGCATACGCAACTCTCTGCTGAGCATCCCGCCCGCGGCCCAGTACGACTTCACCGACTCCCTGACGCTCAGCGCCTGGGTCAAGCCCGCCACCGCCGTGCAGACCGACGGCGCGGGGCTCGTCACCAAGGGAGTCTCGGGCGACGAATCATTCAGCCTGGAGCTCACCAACCGGGCCGGTGCGCCCCGATACCTCTTCCGGACACAGATGACCGGCCCCCACACCGCCACCATCTTCGGCACCTCCACTGTCCGGACCGGCCAATGGGACCTGGTCACGGCGGTCTTCGACCGCGGCCCCGCCAACCAAGCCACGCTCTACATAAACGGCATCTTCGCCTCCAGCGCCACCGTCAGCTGGCCGCGCGTGACCAACACCGCGCCCATCTCGGTGGGCAACCGCAAGGACGGCACCGGCAATTACAACCTGGGCTTCTCCGGCGTCATCGACGACATCCGCCTGCTCAACACCGCCCTCAGCGCCGCGCAGGCCGCGGACCTCTACCACAGCTACTTCCCGACCCAGCTCACCCCGCCCGGAGTCAACAGCGCCATCCAGCTGCTGCTGCCTCCCAACGCCTTCCCCTCGGCGGCGAGCATCTACGTGAGCTCCGACCCCATCAGCCACCCTCTGCGGATCTCCTCCAGCCTCCTGGCCCAGGCCCTCTCCCGGCCGCCCACCGGGCAGATGCTCATGCCGCCCTCCCAGGCCTACCCGACCTTGCTGGAGATCGTGCCGACCTTGGACGGCGTGAACTATTTCAACGGCGCCCTCGGCTCATCGGCGTCGCTGTCTTTGCCCTACGCGGACGCCAATGGCGACGGCATCGTCGACGGATCCAATCCGTCGGTGCCGGCGGCCAGGCTGCAGCTCTACACCTTGAACACCTCGATCCTGGCCTGGGAAGCGCTGCCCACGAGCGTGAACACGGTGGACAGGAGGGTCTCGGCCCTGGTGTCGCATTTCTCCATATTCGGGCTCTTCGGCGCCACCTCCTACGGCCAGACCGCATCCGCCGTCCGGGTCTATCCGGTCCCCTGGAAGATCGGGACCGACGGCCTTTTCGGCACTCCAACGACGGGACCTTGCAAGGGGGTCGGGCTAGCCTTCGGCTGCGAACAGCTCAATCCCAACGCCGGTTGCCTGCCCACCTCGGGCTCCATCCGCATCTTGACCCTCTCCGGAGAAAAAGTCATCGATCTGCCGTTCTCCAGCACTGACGCGGGCACGAAGTGTTGGGACGGCCGCAACACGGCCGGTAAGAGGGTGGCCAGCGGGGTCTATTTCGCCCAGGTCAAGTCGTCGCAGGACGGGTCGAGCCGCATCCTGAGGTTCGCGATCGAGAAATGA